The following proteins are encoded in a genomic region of Ornithodoros turicata isolate Travis chromosome 6, ASM3712646v1, whole genome shotgun sequence:
- the LOC135396469 gene encoding uncharacterized protein LOC135396469, with amino-acid sequence MYQPANSKKLLLTCKDKVEYVVHYALLALYCRLGMRVTKIHRILKFRQAPFLRPYIEDNVARRVASSTTFEKNFYKISNNAVFGRTLLNKFNMRDIRVAFDEETASRLGSRAECARMEILSPDCVMYEMRKRKVRCDFPLQIGFTILELSKLTMYSFYYETLLSKLTCPVITCYFDTDSLILGLFCKDYEDQLRAIADDHLDLSSFDRDHPLYSERNRGRLGAFKSETGSVPIEEVICLKAKMYSIKLAGGKQIARAKGVKQNIVRKHLLHDTYRDTLFKHASVSHEQVSIVGKKQCMYTIRNVKRSLMAYDDKRYLYNDVDSYPYGSCEYDNAEDE; translated from the exons atgtatcagccggcgaacagcaaaaagctgctgctcacgtgcaaggacaaggtcgagtacgtcgttcattacgcgctgctcgcgctctattgtagattgggcatgcgggtgacgaaaattcacagaattctaaaatttcgtcaggcaccattcctgcgtccctacattgaggacaatgttgccagacgcgtcgcatcgagcacgacgttcgagaaaaatttctataaaatctcaaataatgcggtcttcgggcgtacgttgctaaataaatttaatatgcgagacattcgagtagccttcgatgaggagacggcgagtcgcctcgggagtcgggcggaatgcgcgcgaatggaaattttgtcccccgattgtgtcatgtacgaaatgcgcaagagaaaagtgcgatgcgatttccccctgcagattggcttcacgattttagaactgagtaagttaaccatgtactcgttctattatgaaaccctgctgagcaagctcacttgtccggtgattacctgctactttgacacggattctctgatcctcggcctattctgcaaggactacgaagatcagttacgcgcgatcgccgacgaccatttagacttgtcttccttcgatcgtgatcatccactgtacagcgagaggaatcgcggtagacttggcgcgttcaaaagtgaaacgggtagcgtacccatcgaggaagtaatatgcctgaaagccaaaatgtattccatcaaattagccgggggaaaacaaattgcaagagctaaaggggtcaaacagaacattgtgcgcaaacacctcctccatgacacgtaccgcgataccctattcaagcacgccagcgtatcgcacgaacaggtgtcaatagtgggaaagaaacagtgcatgtacaccatccgaaacgtgaaaagaagtctgatggcgtacgacgacaaacggtacctctacaatgacgtggactcctacccgtacggaagctgcgaatatg ataatgcagaggatgagtag